In Nitrospirota bacterium, a genomic segment contains:
- a CDS encoding endonuclease V, whose amino-acid sequence MKGFKYYNGQKSFSWPKNIQEAKNIQIALRDKVKITPLRKKPEFVAGVDAAFINDMVIGVACVFKFPQLLPVEDKFIIDKLIFPYIPGFLSFREGPAIIDVLKSLKTQPDVVIFDGQGIAHPKGLGIASHIGVLLDMPSVGCAKSKLIGYYKEPGQTKGDLSLLMFKGEIKGAVLRTRDNVNPVFVSPGHRVDLNTSIKIVLECTGEFRIPEPLRRADILSKRIKNERGLRGDISS is encoded by the coding sequence ATGAAAGGATTTAAATACTATAACGGCCAGAAATCATTCAGTTGGCCAAAAAATATTCAAGAAGCTAAAAATATACAGATAGCACTTAGAGATAAAGTAAAAATTACTCCCTTAAGAAAAAAGCCTGAATTCGTTGCAGGAGTTGACGCAGCTTTTATTAATGATATGGTTATCGGTGTTGCCTGTGTTTTTAAATTCCCACAGCTTCTTCCAGTTGAAGATAAATTCATAATTGATAAGTTGATATTTCCTTATATCCCGGGGTTTCTTTCATTCAGAGAAGGACCCGCGATTATAGATGTTCTTAAAAGTCTAAAGACACAGCCTGATGTAGTAATCTTTGATGGTCAGGGAATTGCACACCCTAAAGGTCTGGGTATTGCATCCCATATTGGAGTTCTTCTTGATATGCCTTCTGTAGGATGTGCAAAGTCTAAATTAATTGGTTACTATAAAGAACCAGGGCAGACAAAGGGCGATTTATCTCTTCTGATGTTCAAAGGAGAGATTAAAGGAGCAGTCCTCAGAACGAGAGATAATGTAAACCCTGTATTTGTCTCTCCTGGGCACAGAGTTGATTTAAATACATCAATTAAAATAGTTCTCGAATGCACAGGAGAATTTAGGATACCTGAACCTTTGAGAAGAGCGGATATTTTATCGAAAAGAATTAAAAATGAGAGGGGACTAAGGGGGGATATATCGAGTTAA